A DNA window from Barnesiella intestinihominis YIT 11860 contains the following coding sequences:
- a CDS encoding LL-diaminopimelate aminotransferase, whose amino-acid sequence MALINENFLKLPESYLFSDIKKKVEAFKHLHPDANIISLGIGDVTRPIAPVVIEALHAAVDEMGDSKTFRGYGPEQGYDFLQKKIIENDYIHRGVDLAPDEIFISDGAKSDIGNIGDILSMQNRVAVTDPVYPVYIDTNVMGGRAGNIAKDGQHWDNIIYIPCTSENNFIPEPPSVRPDIIYLCYPNNPTGTTLSKNELEKWVNYALENETLILFDSAYEAYIHDEGIPHSIYEVKDAKRVAIEFRSFSKTAGFTGLRCGYTVVPKELKLYDTSKKKVNINRLWNRRQTTKFNGTSYIVQRAAEATYSPVGKIQIQESIDYYMRNAGLLKDCLQKAGLQIYGGDNAPYIWVKTPNELSSWKFFDRLLYECHIVGTPGVGFGPSGEGYFRLTAFGRYEDTIESISRIQNWKL is encoded by the coding sequence ATGGCATTAATCAATGAAAATTTCTTAAAGTTGCCCGAAAGCTATCTCTTCTCCGATATAAAAAAGAAGGTCGAAGCATTCAAGCATCTTCACCCCGACGCTAATATTATCAGTTTGGGCATAGGCGATGTAACGCGCCCGATTGCACCGGTTGTAATAGAAGCCCTGCATGCTGCCGTTGATGAAATGGGCGATTCGAAAACATTCAGGGGGTACGGACCGGAACAAGGGTACGACTTCTTACAGAAAAAAATTATTGAAAACGATTATATACATCGGGGAGTCGACTTAGCCCCCGACGAAATTTTTATTAGCGACGGAGCCAAAAGCGATATCGGAAACATCGGGGACATTCTGAGTATGCAAAATAGGGTGGCCGTAACCGATCCCGTTTATCCGGTATATATAGATACCAACGTGATGGGAGGTCGAGCCGGAAATATAGCGAAAGACGGACAGCACTGGGATAATATCATTTATATACCTTGCACATCTGAGAACAATTTTATTCCTGAACCTCCTTCGGTACGTCCCGACATTATATATCTGTGTTATCCCAATAATCCAACAGGAACCACGCTGTCAAAAAACGAATTGGAAAAATGGGTAAACTATGCTCTTGAAAATGAAACACTCATATTATTTGACTCTGCTTATGAAGCTTATATTCATGACGAGGGCATACCGCACAGCATCTATGAAGTAAAAGATGCCAAACGAGTGGCCATAGAATTTCGCAGCTTCTCAAAAACGGCCGGATTCACAGGCCTACGATGTGGATATACAGTTGTCCCGAAAGAATTAAAATTGTACGACACTTCTAAAAAGAAAGTAAATATCAACCGTTTATGGAATAGACGCCAAACTACGAAATTCAATGGGACATCGTATATCGTACAGCGGGCTGCCGAAGCGACTTACAGTCCGGTCGGTAAAATACAAATACAAGAATCTATCGACTATTATATGCGTAATGCCGGCCTTTTGAAAGATTGTCTTCAAAAGGCCGGATTACAGATTTATGGTGGAGATAATGCCCCATATATTTGGGTAAAGACTCCTAATGAATTATCTTCGTGGAAATTTTTCGATCGATTGCTTTATGAATGTCATATAGTAGGCACTCCCGGAGTGGGATTCGGCCCGTCGGGGGAGGGATATTTCCGATTAACGGCTTTTGGCAGATATGAAGATACGATAGAATCGATTTCACGAATTCAAAATTGGAAGTTGTAA
- the carB gene encoding carbamoyl-phosphate synthase (glutamine-hydrolyzing) large subunit, protein MNQAEIKKIKKVLLLGSGALKIGEAGEFDYSGSQALKALKEEGITTILINPNIATVQTSEGVADKIYFLPVTPYFVERVIQKEKPEGILLAFGGQTALNCGVQLYQSGILEKYNVQVLGTPVQAIMDTEDRELFVKKLDEIDVKTIKSEAVNSIEDAAKAASELGYPIIIRAAYALGGLGSGFCDNEEELRVKAEKALSFSPQILVEKSLKGWKEIEYEVVRDRYDNCITVCNMENFDPLGIHTGESIVVAPSQTLTNSEYHKLRELAIRIIRHIGIVGECNVQYAFDPRSEDYRVIEVNARLSRSSALASKATGYPLAFVAAKLGLGYGLFDLKNSVTKETSAFFEPALDYIVCKIPRWDLGKFQGVDRELGSSMKSVGEVMAIGRTFEEAIQKGLRMIGQGMHGFVENKDLVIPDIDKALHEPTDKRIFVISKAMRAGYTVDQIHELTKIDRWFLQKLMNIVRTAQELETLDESIAQFKSDKKAGAELIRRAKIQGFSDFQIARAIWKDKMEDCHMQWVREYRKSLGIVPVVKQIDTLAAEYPAQTNYLYLTYSGIANDVKYLGDKKSIVVLGSGAYRIGSSVEFDWCGVQALNTIRKEGYRSVMINYNPETVSTDYDMCDRLYFDELTFERVMDILELENPHGVILSTGGQIPNNLATRLDEQHVNILGTTAKSIDNAEDRHKFSSMLDSLGIDQPRWRELTSLSDIYDFVKEVGYPVLVRPSYVLSGAAMNVCSNNTELEQFLQLAANVSKKHPVVVSEFIQNAKEIEMDAVARNGEVLIYAISEHIEFAGVHSGDATIQFPPQKLYVETMRRIKKVAGQIAQALNISGPFNIQFLAKNNDIKVIECNLRASRSFPFVSKVLKINFIELATKVMMGLPVEKPNKNEFDLDYVGIKASQFSFSRLQKADPVLGVDMASTGEVGCIGLDTSEAVLKAMLSVGYQIPQKNILLSTGTTKQKADMLEAAQLLYQKGYNLFATGGTHQFLTDNGIPAVKVYWPSESDHEPQALEMLHNKQIDLVVNIPKNLTQKELDNGYKIRRAAIDFNIPLITNARLASAFIQAFCSLSIDDIQIKSWDEYK, encoded by the coding sequence ATGAATCAAGCTGAAATAAAGAAAATCAAAAAAGTATTATTGTTGGGCTCCGGAGCCTTGAAAATAGGTGAAGCGGGTGAATTTGACTATTCTGGGTCACAGGCATTGAAAGCGCTCAAAGAAGAGGGTATCACGACTATTCTTATTAATCCCAATATTGCGACGGTACAAACTTCGGAAGGAGTGGCAGATAAAATTTATTTTCTGCCGGTTACCCCCTATTTTGTAGAACGTGTCATTCAAAAAGAAAAACCCGAAGGGATACTTCTGGCTTTCGGGGGACAAACAGCTCTCAACTGCGGTGTTCAACTCTATCAATCTGGAATATTAGAAAAGTATAACGTACAAGTTTTGGGAACTCCGGTTCAAGCGATTATGGATACCGAAGACCGGGAACTTTTCGTTAAAAAGTTAGATGAGATTGATGTTAAAACCATTAAAAGCGAGGCTGTCAATTCGATAGAAGATGCAGCGAAGGCCGCCTCCGAGTTGGGTTATCCTATTATTATCAGAGCGGCCTATGCATTAGGAGGATTAGGCAGCGGTTTCTGCGATAACGAGGAAGAATTGCGTGTAAAAGCGGAAAAAGCGCTTTCCTTTTCTCCACAAATACTGGTGGAGAAATCGCTGAAAGGCTGGAAAGAAATAGAATATGAAGTCGTTCGAGATCGTTACGACAACTGTATTACAGTATGTAATATGGAAAATTTCGACCCGTTGGGGATTCATACGGGCGAAAGTATCGTGGTAGCGCCTTCTCAGACATTAACCAATAGCGAATATCATAAATTGCGCGAATTAGCCATACGGATTATACGCCATATCGGTATTGTCGGAGAATGCAACGTACAATATGCGTTCGATCCTAGATCGGAAGACTATCGGGTCATCGAAGTGAATGCGCGGCTAAGTCGTTCGTCGGCTTTGGCTTCTAAGGCTACCGGATATCCTTTGGCTTTCGTTGCAGCAAAATTGGGATTGGGATACGGGTTGTTCGATTTGAAAAACTCGGTCACCAAAGAGACCAGTGCTTTCTTTGAACCAGCTCTTGATTATATCGTATGTAAAATTCCTCGTTGGGACTTGGGAAAATTTCAAGGTGTAGACAGGGAGCTCGGATCAAGTATGAAATCGGTCGGAGAAGTGATGGCTATCGGCAGAACGTTCGAGGAAGCCATTCAAAAAGGACTCCGTATGATTGGTCAAGGAATGCATGGATTCGTTGAAAATAAAGATTTGGTTATTCCTGATATCGACAAGGCATTGCATGAACCGACGGATAAGCGGATATTCGTGATCAGCAAAGCCATGCGTGCAGGGTATACCGTCGATCAAATACATGAATTAACGAAAATAGATCGCTGGTTCCTGCAAAAATTAATGAACATTGTTCGTACAGCTCAGGAGCTGGAAACTCTCGACGAATCGATCGCACAATTCAAAAGCGATAAAAAGGCCGGGGCGGAATTGATACGTCGGGCGAAAATACAAGGGTTCTCCGATTTCCAAATAGCACGAGCCATTTGGAAAGATAAAATGGAAGATTGCCATATGCAATGGGTGCGTGAATATCGTAAATCATTGGGGATTGTTCCTGTTGTAAAACAGATCGACACGTTGGCAGCCGAATATCCGGCTCAAACCAATTACCTTTATTTGACTTATAGCGGTATTGCCAACGATGTGAAATATCTCGGAGACAAAAAATCTATTGTCGTATTGGGATCAGGCGCTTACCGTATAGGTTCCTCGGTGGAATTCGATTGGTGTGGAGTCCAAGCGTTGAACACAATACGTAAAGAGGGCTATCGGAGTGTAATGATAAACTACAATCCCGAGACTGTTTCGACAGATTACGATATGTGTGACCGACTCTATTTCGATGAATTGACCTTTGAACGGGTAATGGATATTCTCGAATTGGAAAATCCTCATGGGGTTATTCTTTCGACCGGAGGTCAAATACCGAACAATTTGGCTACCCGCCTTGACGAGCAGCATGTTAATATATTGGGGACGACAGCCAAAAGTATTGATAATGCAGAAGACCGTCACAAGTTCTCTTCTATGCTCGACTCGTTAGGTATAGACCAACCCCGTTGGCGAGAACTAACCTCGTTGTCAGATATTTACGATTTCGTGAAAGAAGTCGGTTATCCGGTATTGGTTCGCCCCTCTTACGTGCTTTCCGGTGCGGCAATGAATGTTTGTTCGAACAATACGGAGTTGGAGCAGTTCCTACAACTGGCAGCTAATGTTTCTAAAAAACACCCTGTCGTTGTGAGTGAATTTATTCAGAATGCCAAAGAAATAGAAATGGACGCTGTTGCCCGTAATGGTGAAGTCCTGATTTATGCCATATCCGAGCATATTGAGTTTGCCGGTGTTCACTCTGGTGATGCGACCATACAATTTCCACCTCAAAAATTGTATGTCGAGACTATGCGGCGTATCAAGAAGGTTGCCGGACAGATTGCTCAGGCGCTTAACATATCGGGGCCTTTCAATATTCAATTTTTAGCCAAAAACAACGATATCAAGGTCATCGAGTGTAACCTGAGAGCTTCTCGGAGCTTTCCTTTTGTATCGAAAGTATTGAAAATTAATTTTATCGAGTTAGCTACCAAAGTAATGATGGGGCTTCCTGTGGAAAAACCGAATAAAAACGAATTTGATTTAGACTATGTCGGGATTAAAGCATCTCAATTCTCGTTCTCCCGGTTGCAGAAGGCCGACCCCGTATTGGGTGTGGATATGGCTTCGACCGGCGAGGTCGGTTGTATAGGGCTCGATACGAGTGAAGCGGTATTAAAGGCTATGCTTTCGGTCGGATATCAAATACCCCAAAAGAATATTTTACTTTCAACGGGAACAACAAAGCAGAAAGCCGATATGCTTGAAGCTGCGCAATTATTGTATCAAAAGGGATATAATTTATTTGCAACAGGAGGGACTCACCAATTCCTTACCGATAACGGCATTCCTGCGGTGAAAGTATACTGGCCTAGTGAAAGTGACCATGAGCCTCAGGCATTAGAAATGTTGCACAATAAACAAATCGATTTGGTAGTCAATATTCCCAAGAATCTAACTCAAAAAGAGTTGGATAACGGATATAAGATACGCCGAGCCGCCATTGACTTTAATATCCCGCTTATTACGAATGCCCGGTTGGCATCGGCATTTATTCAGGCATTTTGCAGTTTGAGTATCGATGATATACAAATCAAAAGTTGGGACGAGTATAAATAG
- the carA gene encoding glutamine-hydrolyzing carbamoyl-phosphate synthase small subunit produces the protein MQTKRKASLILDDGTVFEGKSFGYEKPVAGEVVFNTAMMGYPESLTDPSYSGQILVTTYPLIGNYGVPRREEENGLSRFYESEKIHVEALVVSDYSFEYSHWNADKSLADWLKEEKIVGIYDIDTRELTKLLREHGSMKGKIVFEDGEDIDFVDPNLTNLVAKVSCKEVIRYGNGNKKVVLVDCGVKHNIIRCLLKRDVTVIRVPWNYDFNTIEYDGLFISNGPGDPDMCDVTVEHIRKAMNGTKPIFGICMGNQLLSKAGGARTYKLKYGHRSHNQPVRQVGTNRCFITSQNHGFAVDNSTLGSDWEPLFINMNDGTNEGIRHKSKPYFSAQFHPEAASGPTDTEFLFDEFVNML, from the coding sequence ATGCAAACAAAAAGAAAGGCTTCTCTAATCCTTGATGATGGAACCGTATTCGAGGGGAAATCATTTGGCTACGAAAAACCTGTTGCTGGCGAGGTTGTCTTTAATACGGCTATGATGGGTTATCCCGAAAGTTTGACAGACCCCTCCTACTCCGGTCAAATTTTAGTTACTACTTATCCGCTCATCGGGAATTATGGCGTACCTCGTCGTGAAGAGGAAAATGGATTGTCTCGATTTTATGAATCGGAAAAAATCCATGTCGAAGCGTTGGTCGTATCGGACTACTCGTTTGAATACAGTCATTGGAATGCTGATAAAAGCCTTGCCGATTGGTTGAAAGAAGAAAAAATCGTAGGAATTTACGATATCGATACTCGAGAGTTAACCAAACTATTGAGAGAGCATGGTTCCATGAAAGGGAAAATTGTTTTCGAAGATGGTGAAGATATTGATTTCGTCGATCCTAATTTAACTAATTTGGTCGCCAAAGTCAGTTGTAAGGAAGTAATTCGATATGGTAACGGTAATAAAAAAGTAGTATTGGTAGATTGCGGCGTAAAACACAATATTATTCGCTGCCTACTCAAAAGAGATGTTACAGTCATTCGAGTGCCGTGGAACTATGATTTCAATACGATTGAATATGATGGGCTGTTTATCTCTAATGGCCCGGGGGATCCTGATATGTGCGATGTTACGGTAGAACATATTCGTAAAGCCATGAATGGGACCAAACCAATATTTGGAATATGCATGGGGAATCAGCTTTTATCGAAAGCCGGAGGTGCTCGCACCTATAAACTTAAATACGGTCATCGAAGTCACAATCAACCCGTGCGGCAAGTCGGGACGAATAGGTGTTTTATCACCTCTCAGAATCATGGTTTTGCAGTCGATAATTCGACACTTGGATCTGATTGGGAACCGTTGTTTATCAATATGAACGATGGCACGAATGAAGGAATACGGCACAAATCGAAGCCTTATTTCTCGGCGCAATTCCACCCGGAAGCGGCTAGCGGGCCAACCGACACGGAGTTTTTATTTGATGAGTTTGTAAATATGTTGTAA
- the groL gene encoding chaperonin GroEL (60 kDa chaperone family; promotes refolding of misfolded polypeptides especially under stressful conditions; forms two stacked rings of heptamers to form a barrel-shaped 14mer; ends can be capped by GroES; misfolded proteins enter the barrel where they are refolded when GroES binds), which produces MAKEIKFNIQAREELKKGVDELADAVKVTLGPKGRNVIIEKKFGAPHITKDGVTVAKEIELEDPFQNMGAQLVKEVASKTGDDAGDGTTTATVLAQAIVNVGLKNVAAGANPMDLKRGIDKAVAKVVEGIKAQAQEVGDDFEKIESVARISANNDSEIGQLIAEAMKKVKKEGVITVEEAKGTDTTVDIVEGMQFDRGYISPYFVTNTEKMECEMDTPYILIYDKKISALKDMLPVLEATAQTGRPLLIIAEDVDSEALATLVVNRLRGSLKICAVKAPGFGDRRKEMLEDIAVLTGGVVISEEKGLKLESTTIEMLGRAEKITVNKENTTIVNGMGSKDSIAARVAQIKAQIETTTSDYDREKLQERLAKLAGGVAVLYIGAASEVEMKEKKDRVDDALSATRAAIAEGIVPGGGVAYIRCIPALDGLKGANEDETTGIEIVKRAIEEPLRQITANAGVEGAVVVQKVKDGEGDFGYNARTDTYENFFAAGVIDPAKVTRVALENAASIAGMFLTTECVIADKKEENPAPAMPAPGMGGMGGMM; this is translated from the coding sequence ATGGCAAAAGAAATTAAATTCAATATTCAAGCTCGTGAAGAATTGAAAAAAGGAGTCGATGAATTGGCAGATGCCGTTAAAGTCACTCTCGGTCCTAAGGGACGTAATGTAATTATTGAGAAAAAGTTTGGTGCTCCTCATATTACAAAAGATGGTGTGACAGTTGCCAAAGAAATAGAATTAGAAGACCCATTTCAAAACATGGGTGCTCAATTGGTAAAAGAAGTTGCCTCTAAAACAGGCGATGATGCCGGTGACGGAACAACGACAGCAACAGTATTGGCACAAGCCATCGTAAACGTAGGACTTAAAAACGTAGCTGCCGGAGCCAACCCCATGGATTTGAAGCGAGGCATCGACAAAGCCGTAGCCAAAGTGGTAGAAGGTATCAAGGCTCAGGCTCAGGAAGTGGGCGACGATTTTGAGAAAATCGAATCGGTTGCTCGTATCTCGGCCAATAACGATAGCGAGATTGGTCAGCTCATTGCCGAGGCTATGAAGAAAGTGAAGAAAGAAGGTGTTATCACGGTAGAAGAGGCCAAAGGTACCGATACGACTGTCGATATTGTAGAAGGTATGCAGTTCGACCGAGGATATATTTCTCCTTACTTCGTTACGAATACCGAGAAAATGGAGTGCGAAATGGATACTCCGTATATTTTGATCTACGACAAAAAGATTTCTGCCTTGAAAGATATGCTTCCCGTTCTTGAAGCTACGGCACAAACTGGTCGTCCTTTACTGATTATAGCAGAAGATGTTGATAGTGAGGCTTTGGCAACTTTGGTTGTAAACCGTTTGCGCGGGTCTCTCAAAATCTGTGCTGTAAAAGCTCCCGGATTCGGGGATCGTCGTAAAGAAATGCTCGAAGACATAGCTGTTTTGACAGGTGGTGTAGTTATTTCTGAAGAAAAAGGATTGAAATTGGAATCGACGACAATCGAAATGTTAGGTCGTGCTGAAAAGATTACGGTAAACAAAGAGAATACCACGATTGTCAACGGTATGGGAAGCAAAGATTCCATCGCTGCACGCGTTGCCCAAATCAAAGCCCAAATAGAAACGACAACCTCCGATTATGATCGTGAGAAACTGCAAGAACGTTTAGCCAAATTAGCCGGTGGAGTCGCAGTTCTCTATATTGGAGCCGCTTCCGAAGTCGAAATGAAAGAGAAAAAAGACCGTGTAGACGATGCGTTAAGCGCTACAAGAGCAGCTATTGCCGAGGGCATCGTTCCGGGTGGAGGTGTTGCATACATTCGTTGTATCCCCGCATTAGATGGTTTAAAGGGAGCAAATGAAGATGAAACGACAGGTATTGAAATTGTAAAAAGAGCCATAGAAGAACCTCTTCGCCAAATTACCGCTAACGCCGGAGTGGAAGGGGCTGTTGTTGTTCAAAAGGTTAAAGACGGAGAAGGAGATTTTGGATACAACGCCCGTACAGATACCTATGAAAATTTCTTTGCAGCAGGCGTTATTGACCCGGCTAAGGTAACTCGTGTAGCTCTGGAAAATGCAGCCTCTATCGCAGGCATGTTCTTGACAACAGAATGTGTGATTGCCGATAAGAAAGAGGAAAATCCTGCACCCGCTATGCCGGCTCCCGGAATGGGCGGCATGGGTGGAATGATGTAA
- the dapF gene encoding diaminopimelate epimerase gives MRFTKMQGAGNDYIYLNGFEKLPADLSALSRRMSDRHFGIGADGIVVIMPSDHCDFRMRMFNADGTEAEMCGNASRCIGKYVYDKGLTSKTLLTLETLAGIKHLILDVKNGTVNRVSVDMGNPILSAPKIPVNTSLSEIISYPLEIENNTFNITCVSMGNPHTVIFLNEMERYDLHHIGALIEHHELFPKRTNVEFVEILSPDHLKMRVWERGTGETLACGTGACASLVAAVLNGKANRKAVLHLLGGNLDIEWNEKNDRVYMTGEAVTVFEGEWNNNI, from the coding sequence ATGAGATTCACAAAAATGCAGGGTGCAGGTAATGATTATATTTATCTGAATGGTTTCGAGAAATTACCGGCAGATTTAAGTGCATTATCTCGACGAATGAGTGACAGGCACTTCGGCATTGGAGCCGATGGGATAGTCGTTATTATGCCCTCAGATCATTGTGATTTTCGAATGAGAATGTTCAATGCAGATGGTACAGAAGCAGAAATGTGTGGAAACGCCTCTCGGTGTATAGGAAAATATGTCTATGACAAAGGACTGACTTCCAAAACCCTATTGACTCTTGAAACGCTGGCTGGAATTAAGCACCTGATTTTAGATGTAAAAAATGGAACCGTAAATAGGGTTTCTGTCGATATGGGAAATCCTATCCTATCTGCCCCGAAAATTCCTGTAAATACATCTTTGAGTGAAATTATATCTTATCCGTTAGAGATAGAGAATAATACATTCAATATAACTTGTGTTTCGATGGGAAACCCTCACACCGTCATTTTTCTCAATGAGATGGAGCGATACGACTTACATCATATAGGAGCGCTCATAGAACACCATGAACTGTTTCCTAAAAGAACCAATGTCGAGTTTGTAGAAATTTTATCTCCCGACCATTTAAAAATGAGAGTTTGGGAGCGTGGAACGGGCGAAACCCTCGCTTGTGGAACCGGAGCTTGTGCTTCGTTAGTCGCTGCTGTCCTAAATGGAAAGGCTAATAGAAAAGCTGTATTACACTTGTTAGGTGGAAATCTGGATATTGAGTGGAATGAAAAGAATGATAGAGTTTATATGACAGGAGAGGCCGTTACGGTTTTTGAAGGAGAATGGAACAATAATATATAG
- a CDS encoding YbaN family protein — MKVIYIVLGSISLCLGVMGIFLPLLPTTPFLLLSSILWFRGSPRLYKWLLNHKQLGPYIRNFMENKAIPLRVKVISVSLVWLTLLYCSFFMTGNIWLATLFIVLAIGITWHILSYKTLSK, encoded by the coding sequence GTGAAAGTCATATATATCGTTTTAGGAAGTATCTCTCTCTGTTTAGGAGTTATGGGGATTTTTCTACCTTTATTACCTACAACACCATTTCTTTTGTTATCTAGTATTTTATGGTTTCGTGGTTCCCCGCGACTATATAAGTGGCTATTGAATCATAAACAGTTGGGGCCATACATTCGAAATTTCATGGAAAACAAAGCTATCCCTCTACGAGTAAAGGTTATCTCCGTTTCATTAGTTTGGCTGACTTTGCTGTATTGTTCATTTTTCATGACTGGAAATATATGGTTAGCAACTCTTTTTATAGTTTTAGCGATAGGCATAACTTGGCATATTCTTTCATATAAAACATTGAGTAAATAA
- a CDS encoding glutamine synthetase III — MSMLRFKVAKEAFSRKAVPVNEPKERPSEYFGKYVFNREKMFKYLPKKTYEAVIEAIDNSTPLSREVADSVAAGMRKWALEMGATHYTHWFHPLTDGTAEKHDSFIEHDGKGGVVEEFSGKLLIQQEPDASSFPNGGIRNTFEARGYSAWDISSPAFILDKTLCIPTIFISYTGESLDYKTPLLKALNSVNKAATAVCGYFDKNVKHVYSYLGWEQEYFLVDESLYAARPDLVLTGRTLMGHESAKNQQLEDHYFGAIPSRVEAFMQDLEIECHMLGIPVKTCHNEVAPNQFEVAPIFEETNLANDHNLLLMSVMREVARRHNFRVLLHEKPFKGVNGSGKHNNWSLGTDTGVLLFAPGKTQKENLQFITFIVNVMAAVYKYNGLLKASISSATNGHRLGANEAPPAIISIFMGKQISEVLEKLAESTSDDVLNMSGKLGLKLDVAQIPEILMDNTDRNRTSPFAFTGNRFEFRAVGSSANCASAMIALNAAVAYQLQDFKKKVDALIANGKEKTQAILSVVKDLITESKDICFDGNGYSEEWKEEAKRRGLDCETSVPLIFDSYLKDDVVKMFEQTHVFTQVELQARNEVKWEIYTKKIQIEARVLGDLAINHIVPVATRYQSLLLDNVFKIKSLFPAEKSELIATQDMEVIEKIAFHLLTIKEKVHAMVEARKVANKIENEREKAIAYHDTVAPQLDDIRYHIDKLELMVDNEMWPLPKYRELLFIR; from the coding sequence ATGTCAATGCTAAGATTTAAGGTAGCAAAGGAAGCATTCAGCCGGAAAGCAGTTCCCGTTAATGAACCCAAAGAACGGCCTTCTGAATATTTCGGGAAATATGTCTTCAACCGGGAAAAGATGTTTAAATACTTACCTAAAAAGACGTATGAAGCAGTTATAGAAGCGATAGACAACAGTACCCCATTGAGTAGAGAGGTGGCAGATAGTGTCGCTGCCGGTATGAGGAAATGGGCTCTTGAAATGGGGGCTACCCACTATACACATTGGTTTCACCCGCTTACAGATGGTACGGCTGAAAAGCACGACTCCTTTATTGAGCATGACGGGAAAGGCGGAGTAGTCGAGGAGTTCTCGGGAAAATTGTTAATTCAACAAGAACCCGATGCTTCGAGTTTTCCGAATGGCGGTATTCGCAATACTTTCGAAGCTCGGGGATATTCGGCATGGGATATATCTTCTCCTGCATTCATTCTCGATAAAACATTGTGTATTCCTACCATATTTATATCCTATACGGGGGAATCTCTCGATTATAAAACACCGCTATTAAAAGCATTGAATAGCGTAAACAAAGCGGCAACGGCCGTATGTGGATATTTCGATAAAAATGTAAAGCACGTCTATTCCTATTTGGGTTGGGAACAGGAATATTTTTTGGTAGATGAAAGTTTGTATGCGGCTCGTCCCGATTTGGTACTTACCGGCCGAACTCTCATGGGACACGAAAGTGCCAAAAATCAACAATTGGAAGATCACTATTTCGGGGCTATACCTTCACGAGTAGAAGCTTTCATGCAAGACCTCGAAATCGAGTGTCACATGTTGGGTATCCCGGTTAAAACCTGTCATAATGAAGTTGCGCCCAATCAATTTGAAGTTGCCCCTATTTTTGAAGAGACCAATTTGGCCAACGATCACAATTTGTTATTGATGTCGGTAATGAGAGAGGTTGCCCGTCGGCACAATTTCAGAGTCCTTCTCCACGAAAAACCATTCAAAGGAGTTAACGGATCGGGGAAACATAATAACTGGTCGTTGGGGACAGATACCGGCGTATTACTTTTTGCTCCGGGGAAAACCCAGAAAGAGAATTTACAATTTATCACATTTATAGTTAATGTGATGGCTGCCGTTTATAAATATAACGGATTATTGAAAGCAAGTATATCGTCTGCGACTAATGGACATCGTTTAGGGGCCAATGAAGCGCCACCGGCTATTATTTCCATTTTCATGGGAAAACAGATCAGCGAGGTTTTAGAAAAGTTGGCAGAAAGTACATCAGATGACGTTTTGAACATGAGCGGTAAGTTGGGATTAAAATTAGATGTCGCTCAAATACCTGAAATTCTAATGGATAACACCGACCGTAACAGAACTTCACCCTTTGCTTTCACAGGCAATCGTTTTGAATTCCGAGCCGTCGGCTCTTCGGCGAATTGCGCTTCGGCAATGATCGCATTAAATGCGGCGGTAGCCTATCAATTGCAAGACTTTAAGAAAAAAGTTGATGCTCTTATTGCCAACGGTAAAGAGAAAACCCAAGCCATACTTTCGGTTGTAAAAGATTTAATAACAGAAAGTAAAGATATTTGTTTCGATGGAAACGGATATAGCGAAGAGTGGAAGGAGGAAGCCAAGCGCCGAGGTTTGGATTGCGAGACCAGTGTCCCTTTAATTTTCGACAGCTATTTAAAAGACGATGTGGTGAAAATGTTTGAACAAACACATGTCTTTACGCAAGTCGAGCTACAAGCACGCAATGAAGTAAAATGGGAAATATATACAAAGAAAATACAGATAGAAGCCCGTGTATTAGGCGATTTGGCTATCAATCATATTGTTCCGGTGGCAACTCGTTACCAATCTCTTTTACTGGATAATGTATTCAAAATAAAGAGTCTCTTCCCGGCTGAAAAAAGCGAATTGATAGCCACTCAGGATATGGAGGTCATCGAGAAAATAGCATTCCATTTGCTGACTATAAAGGAAAAAGTACATGCGATGGTCGAGGCTCGTAAGGTTGCGAATAAAATTGAAAACGAACGAGAGAAAGCCATTGCCTATCACGATACGGTTGCCCCGCAACTCGATGACATTCGTTATCATATAGATAAACTCGAATTGATGGTCGACAATGAAATGTGGCCGTTACCGAAGTATAGAGAACTACTTTTCATTCGTTGA